A part of Primulina eburnea isolate SZY01 chromosome 10, ASM2296580v1, whole genome shotgun sequence genomic DNA contains:
- the LOC140803244 gene encoding uncharacterized protein isoform X2, with translation MSKKRWIHDRYGSKLSPVFADDSDEEDEMSLDDYRGICDLCNEPRKPGKPKLYGGLVTFVNADKIVDLRYLSELALKLFNDAKSNSFKLLKVCKMNHGGRGYYGLTFRAQEDGIKHSLVFRGVVHAAYGKKEALFCEIKVDDDEITLLSCDDDYVSSERACESEDCAPRKRYLFVAAKNDL, from the exons ATGAG CAAAAAACGGTGGATCCATGATCGCTATGGTTCGAAGTTGTCTCCTGTATTTGCGGACGACTCTGATGAAGAGGACGAGATGTCGTTGGATGATTACCGTGGA ATATGTGACTTATGTAATGAACCACGGAAGCCTGGTAAGCCTAAGCTGTACGGTGGACTAGTCACATTTGTGAACGCGGACAAAATAGTTGATCTGAGATATCTGTCGGAATTAGCTTTGAAATTGTTCAATGACGCCAAG TCGAACAGTTTCAAGCTCTTGAAGGTTTGCAAGATGAACCATGGTGGTCGTGGATATTACGGGTTGACTTTTAGGGCACAGGAAGATGGAATTAAGCATAGCCTTGTTTTTCGAGGTGTTGTTCATGCGGCGTATGGGAAAAAAGAGGCGTTGTTTTGTGAGATAAAGGT tgatgatgatgaaattaCACTTCTGTCCTGTGATGATGATTACGTCAGTTCAGAACGAGCATGTGAAAGTGAAGATTGCGCCCCTCGCAAACG ATATTTATTTGTTGCAGCAAAAAATGATCTTTGA
- the LOC140803246 gene encoding uncharacterized protein: MDGGGEIPVDEIPLARGRGCGRGRGHGRPRVRVVDDTFVEQAADHLEQLRMDELVARFHSMHPPRFSGSEGAEKAELWISEIEELFDLIEYPPECRLRLAVHQLKDRAKMWWSTTLMTLDAQRIIPSWDIFKLKFKESYCPPSFYSSKASEFHNLKQGDMSVADYADTFYAMLRYAPHVAASQVAVVESFIEGLNDHLHPFVSTGKPLNYLEAVEIAKRAEASLKRSGNRVPTQHHQSGRQQFSSSGSASLRPRGKQFKKPGSSSSSSGSSGNCGDIAIVDLTVITVEESIPVISVLEFKGFVMFLVGRAILLESVLVRRGNQPRQVVELKVIEFQLRPSLPISLVALRIRAEGKVVNRISHLLMYLP; encoded by the coding sequence ATGGATGGAGGTGGAGAAATTCCTGTTGATGAGATTCCTTTAGCTCGAGGTCGAGGTtgtggtcgaggtcgtggacatGGTAGACCTCGTGTCCGTGTTGTTGACGATACTTTTGTTGAGCAAGCTGCTGATCATCTAGAGCAGCTTAGGATGGATGAGTTAGTTGCGCGTTTCCATTCTATGCACCCTCCTCGATTCAGTGGTTCAGAAGGAGCTGAGAAAGCTGAGTTATGGATTTCTGAGATTGAGGAATTGTTCGATTTGATTGAGTATCCTCCAGAGTGTCGATTGAGATTAGCTGTGCATCAGTTGAAAGATCGTGCTAAAATGTGGTGGTCTACTACATTGATGACTTTGGATGCTCAGAGGATCATTCCATCATGGGATATATTCAAGCTGAAGTTTAAGGAAAGTTATTGTCCTCCATCATTCTACAGTTCTAAGGCTTCTGAGTTTCATAACCTGAAACAAGGCGATATGTCAGTTGCGGATTATGCGGATACTTTTTATGCTATGCTGAGATATGCTCCTCATGTGGCTGCAAGTCAGGTTGCTGTCGTCGAAAGTTTCATTGAAGGATTGAACGATCATCTGCACCCTTTTGTTTCTACCGGTAAACCACTGAATTATCTTGAAGCAGTGGAAATAGCAAAAAGGGCTGAAGCTAGTCTTAAGAGGAGTGGCAATCGAGTTCCTACCCAACATCATCAGTCGGGGAGGCAACAATTCAGTTCATCTGGTTCTGCATCTCTTCGTCCACGTGGGAAACAATTTAAGAAGCCTGGTTCTAGTTCTTCGAGTTCAGGGAGTTCGGGGAACTGTGGGGATATCGCTATAGTGGACCTTACTGTGATCACTGTGGAGGAAAGCATTCCAGTAATCAGTGTGTTGGAGTTCAAGGGGTTTGTAATGTTTTTGGTCGGCCGGGccattttgctagagtctgtcctaGTAAGACGGGGAAATCAGCCCAGGCAGGTAGTGGAGCTCAAGGTAATAGAATTCCAGCTGCGTCCCAGTCTTCCCATCAGCCTAGTCGCCCTTCGCATCAGAGCAGAGGGCAAGGTGGTCAACAGAATCAGTCATCTGCTCATGTATTTGCCTTGA
- the LOC140803244 gene encoding uncharacterized protein isoform X4 has translation MSKKRWIHDRYGSKLSPVFADDSDEEDEMSLDDYRGICDLCNEPRKPGKPKLYGGLVTFVNADKIVDLRYLSELALKLFNDAKSNSFKLLKVCKMNHGGRGYYGLTFRAQEDGIKHSLVFRGVVHAAYGKKEALFCEIKVDDDEITLLSCDDDYVSSERACESEDCAPRKRKK, from the exons ATGAG CAAAAAACGGTGGATCCATGATCGCTATGGTTCGAAGTTGTCTCCTGTATTTGCGGACGACTCTGATGAAGAGGACGAGATGTCGTTGGATGATTACCGTGGA ATATGTGACTTATGTAATGAACCACGGAAGCCTGGTAAGCCTAAGCTGTACGGTGGACTAGTCACATTTGTGAACGCGGACAAAATAGTTGATCTGAGATATCTGTCGGAATTAGCTTTGAAATTGTTCAATGACGCCAAG TCGAACAGTTTCAAGCTCTTGAAGGTTTGCAAGATGAACCATGGTGGTCGTGGATATTACGGGTTGACTTTTAGGGCACAGGAAGATGGAATTAAGCATAGCCTTGTTTTTCGAGGTGTTGTTCATGCGGCGTATGGGAAAAAAGAGGCGTTGTTTTGTGAGATAAAGGT tgatgatgatgaaattaCACTTCTGTCCTGTGATGATGATTACGTCAGTTCAGAACGAGCATGTGAAAGTGAAGATTGCGCCCCTCGCAAACG CAAAAAATGA
- the LOC140803244 gene encoding uncharacterized protein isoform X1, with protein sequence MSKKRWIHDRYGSKLSPVFADDSDEEDEMSLDDYRGICDLCNEPRKPGKPKLYGGLVTFVNADKIVDLRYLSELALKLFNDAKSNSFKLLKVCKMNHGGRGYYGLTFRAQEDGIKHSLVFRGVVHAAYGKKEALFCEIKDDDDDEITLLSCDDDYVSSERACESEDCAPRKRYLFVAAKNDL encoded by the exons ATGAG CAAAAAACGGTGGATCCATGATCGCTATGGTTCGAAGTTGTCTCCTGTATTTGCGGACGACTCTGATGAAGAGGACGAGATGTCGTTGGATGATTACCGTGGA ATATGTGACTTATGTAATGAACCACGGAAGCCTGGTAAGCCTAAGCTGTACGGTGGACTAGTCACATTTGTGAACGCGGACAAAATAGTTGATCTGAGATATCTGTCGGAATTAGCTTTGAAATTGTTCAATGACGCCAAG TCGAACAGTTTCAAGCTCTTGAAGGTTTGCAAGATGAACCATGGTGGTCGTGGATATTACGGGTTGACTTTTAGGGCACAGGAAGATGGAATTAAGCATAGCCTTGTTTTTCGAGGTGTTGTTCATGCGGCGTATGGGAAAAAAGAGGCGTTGTTTTGTGAGATAAAG gatgatgatgatgatgaaattaCACTTCTGTCCTGTGATGATGATTACGTCAGTTCAGAACGAGCATGTGAAAGTGAAGATTGCGCCCCTCGCAAACG ATATTTATTTGTTGCAGCAAAAAATGATCTTTGA
- the LOC140803244 gene encoding uncharacterized protein isoform X5: protein MSLDDYRGICDLCNEPRKPGKPKLYGGLVTFVNADKIVDLRYLSELALKLFNDAKSNSFKLLKVCKMNHGGRGYYGLTFRAQEDGIKHSLVFRGVVHAAYGKKEALFCEIKDDDDDEITLLSCDDDYVSSERACESEDCAPRKRYLFVAAKNDL from the exons ATGTCGTTGGATGATTACCGTGGA ATATGTGACTTATGTAATGAACCACGGAAGCCTGGTAAGCCTAAGCTGTACGGTGGACTAGTCACATTTGTGAACGCGGACAAAATAGTTGATCTGAGATATCTGTCGGAATTAGCTTTGAAATTGTTCAATGACGCCAAG TCGAACAGTTTCAAGCTCTTGAAGGTTTGCAAGATGAACCATGGTGGTCGTGGATATTACGGGTTGACTTTTAGGGCACAGGAAGATGGAATTAAGCATAGCCTTGTTTTTCGAGGTGTTGTTCATGCGGCGTATGGGAAAAAAGAGGCGTTGTTTTGTGAGATAAAG gatgatgatgatgatgaaattaCACTTCTGTCCTGTGATGATGATTACGTCAGTTCAGAACGAGCATGTGAAAGTGAAGATTGCGCCCCTCGCAAACG ATATTTATTTGTTGCAGCAAAAAATGATCTTTGA
- the LOC140803244 gene encoding uncharacterized protein isoform X3, with amino-acid sequence MSKKRWIHDRYGSKLSPVFADDSDEEDEMSLDDYRGICDLCNEPRKPGKPKLYGGLVTFVNADKIVDLRYLSELALKLFNDAKSNSFKLLKVCKMNHGGRGYYGLTFRAQEDGIKHSLVFRGVVHAAYGKKEALFCEIKDDDDDEITLLSCDDDYVSSERACESEDCAPRKRKK; translated from the exons ATGAG CAAAAAACGGTGGATCCATGATCGCTATGGTTCGAAGTTGTCTCCTGTATTTGCGGACGACTCTGATGAAGAGGACGAGATGTCGTTGGATGATTACCGTGGA ATATGTGACTTATGTAATGAACCACGGAAGCCTGGTAAGCCTAAGCTGTACGGTGGACTAGTCACATTTGTGAACGCGGACAAAATAGTTGATCTGAGATATCTGTCGGAATTAGCTTTGAAATTGTTCAATGACGCCAAG TCGAACAGTTTCAAGCTCTTGAAGGTTTGCAAGATGAACCATGGTGGTCGTGGATATTACGGGTTGACTTTTAGGGCACAGGAAGATGGAATTAAGCATAGCCTTGTTTTTCGAGGTGTTGTTCATGCGGCGTATGGGAAAAAAGAGGCGTTGTTTTGTGAGATAAAG gatgatgatgatgatgaaattaCACTTCTGTCCTGTGATGATGATTACGTCAGTTCAGAACGAGCATGTGAAAGTGAAGATTGCGCCCCTCGCAAACG CAAAAAATGA